A single window of Aspergillus oryzae RIB40 DNA, chromosome 8 DNA harbors:
- a CDS encoding uncharacterized protein (synaptic vesicle transporter SVOP and related transporters (major facilitator superfamily)): MSHQTQTSDPSWPPGTVQLEDLPQDGQTTDIILQPTPSHDPNDPLNWPTWRKHLNFGLVSYYVIMVFAIIDVATVTWGPLNAELGFSFELLNDSYAAGCGSLCIGGVILIPFALKYGRRPVYVFSTIAQCAFCVWQARMQTVADLMSANILSSMVGALAEVLVQMTVADVYFVHQRGLMNSIYVWFMTVGATLSPLAGGYIVISQGWRWVWWWMVILMGAGLVAFVFLYEETKFSPTLEGVVPVVAAAQINASAKGRDKKSPTDPEVEANVAHKDGETQRSHATHWIDHSIPVKPYWKKLALWSTSPGSFASMARHSVEPFILLFTIPAIFFMSVVYGAMTAAVTVSVTTLSSYMTLPPYNFNASQIGLMGLPPFIGTSIAVLISGRLSDSLVLYLAKRNRGVFEPEMRLWIAVAFIPFVPAGLFMFGIGLNNGSPWPLVAVGLGIAIFGTIPANSVALTYLTDAYTDVIADSLVGVTFIRNLISTVFVFALSPWIESVGLTGFYITFGLILTVILLGNLVFIYFGKKFRVMTAKRYRYYAQRQMDLRN, encoded by the exons ATGTCGCACCAAACTCAAACTTCTGATCCATCTTGGCCGCCCGGAACGGTTCAGCTTGAAG ACCTTCCACAGGACGGTCAAACAACTGATATTATCTTGCAACCCACACCTAGCCATGATCCTAACGACCCCCTG AACTGGCCGACATGGCGCAAACATTTAAATTTTGGCTTAGTCTCCTACTATGTCATAATGGTTTTCGCAAT AATCGACGTGGCAACTGTGACCTGGGGTCCGTTAAATGCGGAACTGGGCTTCAGCTTTGAACTGTTGAATGATAGTTACGCTGCAGGCTGCGGATCCCTTTGTATCGGCGGTGTGATTCTGATACCCTTCGCTCTCAAATACGGTCGCCGACCTGTCTATGTTTTCAGTACTATCGCTCAATGTGCCTTCTGCGTTTGGCAAGCCAGAATGCAGACTGTTGCTGATCTCATGTCGGCGAACATACTGAGCTCTATGGTTGGAGCTCTCGCAGAAGTACTCGTGCAAATGACGGTGGCCGATGTCTACTTTGTTCATCAGCGTGGACTCATGAACAGCATTTATGTTTGGTTTATGACGGTCGGAGCTACACTATCTCCCCTGGCGGGCGGGTATATTGTTATCTCGCAAGGCTGGCGCtgggtttggtggtggatggtcATTCTGATGGGGGCCGGTCTTGTTGCTTTCGTCTTTCTCTATGAGGAAACGAAGTTCTCTCCGACCCTCGAGGGTGTTGTACCCGTTGTTGCTGCCGCTCAAATAAACGCATCCGCGAAAGGTAGAGACAAGAAGTCTCCGACTGACCCAGAAGTAGAAGCCAATGTAGCACATAAAGACGGAGAGACTCAGAGATCCCACGCTACCCACTGGATCGACCATTCAATTCCCGTGAAGCCTTACTGGAAAAAGCTAGCTTTATGGTCGACATCCCCGGGGTCATTTGCCAGCATGGCCCGACACAGCGTCGAacctttcattcttctatTTACCATTCCAGCCATTTTCTTCATGTCCGTCGTTTACGGAGCCATGACTGCCGCCGTAACGGTCTCCGTGACTACTCTCTCTTCGTACATGACTTTACCACCTTACAATTTCAACGCCTCACAGATCGGCCTTATGGGACTACCTCCGTTCATTGGTACAAGCATAGCAGTTTTGATATCCGGACGGCTCAGCGATTCGCTGGTTCTATATCTCGCAAAAAGGAACCGGGGCGTCTTCGAGCCGGAGATGAGACTCTGGATTGCAGTTGCTTTCATACCCTTCGTGCCAGCCGGTCTTTTCATGTTCGGCATTGGACTCAACAACGGATCCCCTTGGCCGCTGGTGGCCGTTGGATTGGGTATCGCTATATTCGGAACTATTCCGGCTAATAGTGTTGCTTTGACGTATCTTACAGATGCATATACGGAT GTAATCGCCGACTCCCTCGTCGGCGTGACCTTTATCCGCAACCTCATCTCGACGGTTTTTGTCTTCGCTTTGTCCCCGTGGATTGAGAGTGTCGGGTTGACTGGCTTTTACATAACCTTTGGGCTTATCCTTACTGTAATTCTATTGGGAAATCTAGTCTTCATATACTTTGGGAAGAAGTTCCGGGTTATGACGGCAAAGAGATATCGATACTATGCCCAACGCCAGATGGATCTGAGGAACTAA
- a CDS encoding uncharacterized protein (sterol reductase/lamin B receptor): MSFLRVSLDSYISDLWRGIELHPRFGAAWDLKIFHNGRWTMTALAIIDISFAALQWEIHGYITYTMICVMLLRNLLIVNFFGNEEWYLCSTEVCDEPFGFYFAWGSGVFFPTIYTLQTQYLAMNPIELPLTHTILILSLGIAGFMVYYIATEQKKAVNDTKGVHDVGDEMALFIRASYTTTDGVERESLLLCSGMLLPDHDFSHLMLMNNLGLWKYIRHPNYLGLLILTYAMCGLCGTRALLPWTEALFATILLAYRCLREERNCVRKYGKDWEVYCSRVRWRVNKLYLVI; encoded by the exons ATGTCTTTCTTACGAGTATCGTTAGATTCCTACATCTCTGACCTATGGAGAGGCATTGAATTACATCCTCGATTCGGCGCAGCATGGGACCTCAAGATCTTCCACAATGGACGCTGGACAATGACTGCACTTGCTATAAT AGATATCTCCTTCGCAGCCCTCCAATGGGAAATCCACGGGTATATCACCTACACGATGATATGCGTGATGCTCCTCCGCAACCTCCTCATCGTAAACTTCTTCGGAAACGAAGAATG GTACCTCTGCAGTACGGAAGTATGCGACGAGCCCTTCGGATTCTACTTCGCGTGGGGATCCGGCGTTTTCTTCCCCACGATATACACATTACAGACGCAGTATCTTGCCATGAACCCCATTGAGCTTCCCCTCACTCATACTATCTTGATACTGTCCCTCGGAATCGCGGGGTTTATGGTATACTATATTGCCAcagagcagaagaaagcagtAAATGACACGAAGGGTGTCCACGACGTAGGAGACGAAATGGCCCTATTTATTCGTGCTTCGTATACGACTACTGATGGGGTGGAAAGGGAGTCACTCTTATTGTGCAGTGGTATGTTACTCCCTGATCATGATTTCTCACACTTGATGCTTATGAATAACCTAGGACTGTGGAAATATATCCGACATCCGAATTATCTAGGGCTCTTAATCTTAACGTATGCTATGTGTGGATTGTGTGGGACTAGGGCCTTGCTTCCTTGGACTGAGGCTTTATTTGCTACTATTCTCCTTGCGTATAGGTGTTtaagggaagagaggaacTGTGTCAGGAAGTATGGCAAAGATTGGGAGGTTTATTGTTCGAGAGTGAGGTGGAG AGTTAATAAATTGTATTTAGTTATTTGA
- a CDS encoding putative nucleoside-diphosphate-sugar epimerases (predicted protein) — MRLILTGATGLVGSAALNHILSLPPGQVSHLYILSRKSVPLAENRPDVTVIEHKNFNEYSPELLEKLKGADGCIWALGISQTQVSKEEYVKITVDYPLAAAKAFSGLSDSFNFVYVSGEGATQEPGRFTPYYGRIKGECEAALIELSKKYPSLKPYSVRPAFVDAAYDPPTLASVMQRPDFTVGKRLLFGTFGPIIRQLYSKGVSPTKDLGRFLTDLAKGNGQPLTGEGVSGNGWIISNAAFRREAGL; from the exons ATGCGTCTCATTCTCACAGGAGCCACCGGCCTGGTCGGATCAGCCGCTCTCAACCATATTCTCTCACTCCCGCCCGGGCAAGTATCGCACTTGTATATCCTGAGTCGGAAATCCGTGCCCCTCGCTGAGAATCGACCTGACGTTACTGTGATCGAGCACAAGAACTTTAACGAATACAGTCCTGAATTGTTAGAGAAGCTAAAGGGCGCCGATGGCTGTATCTGGGCGTTGGGAATTTCTCAGACACAAGTATCAAAAGA GGAATATGTGAAAATCACTGTCGACTATCCActagcagcagcaaaagccTTTTCGGGGTTATCAGACTCCTTTAACTTCGTATATGTTTCGGGAGAAGGA GCAACACAAGAACCGGGAAGGTTCACCCCATACTACGGTCGGATCAAAGGCGAGTGTGAGGCTGCCTTGATCGAACTGTCGAAAAAGTACCCCAGTCTGAAGCCCTACTCCGTCAGACCTGCGTTCGTGGACGCGGCATATGACCCCCCGACACTGGCATCCGTCATGCAACGGCCGGACTTCACTGTCGGCAAAAGGCTGCTCTTTGGGACTTTCGGTCCCATAATAAGACAGTTATATTCCAAAGGTGTCTCACCGACGAAGGACCTCGGACGTTTCCTGACAGACCTGGCCAAGGGAAACGGACAACCACTTACAGGAGAAGGGGTCAGTGGTAATGGATGGATTATATCGAATGCCGCATTCCGGAGAGAAGCAGGCCTCTAA
- a CDS encoding C2HC-type zinc finger protein (predicted protein), with the protein MKDFLYTFVDPEADRHRNVAYRLINEKQNGRNMREWCARSLEVWQAFPNNSLTAQTWIQTLDQEVQREITRAARQPQTLGEAHDMAIQYWSMLHRERSLRDSEGSGRKRADGGNQGPAGFNRGRKRPRENETPATRPRGSRSSPGQPPFKARRWNDGTQAAHERKRDWQKKEGRCFRCNEMGHRIWECPKAADGAPGKDASREQ; encoded by the coding sequence atgaaagacttCCTTTATACGTTCGTCGACCCGGAGGCGGACCGACATCGGAACGTCGCGTATCGCCTCATaaatgagaaacagaacGGAAGAAACATGCGCGAATGGTGTGCCCGAAGCTTAGAAGTATGGCAAGCCTTCCCAAATAACTCTCTCACGGCTCAAACGTGGATCCAAACGCTCGATCAGGAGGTCCAGAGGGAGATCACTCGCGCGGCTCGCCAGCCACAAACCCTGGGAGAAGCACACGATATGGCAATCCAAtattggtcaatgcttcaTCGTGAACGCAGTCTACGCGACAGTGAAGGAAGCGGCCGAAAGCGCGCCGACGGGGGAAACCAGGGTCCGGCTGGATTTAACAGAGGCAGGAAACGCCCTCGTGAAAACGAAACCCCTGCTACGCGTCCCCGCGGCAGCCGCTCTTCGCCCGGGCAACCGCCTTTCAAAGCCCGTCGATGGAATGACGGCACGCAGGCGGCCCATGAGCGCAAAAGGGActggcagaagaaagagggacgCTGTTTCCGATGCAACGAGATGGGCCACAGAATCTGGGAGTGCCCCAAGGCCGCCGACGGCGCGCCGGGGAAAGATGCCTCCCGCGAACAATAG
- a CDS encoding carbon-nitrogen hydrolase family protein (predicted protein), which translates to MFRCSADPRPQYNLGAGNKTLAKECNINIVPGSIAELHTDPTTGEEKLLNVTYFIDNTGEIRGRYEKRNLWIPERQFVDRGATDSGHVAFDTPLGKVGLLICWDLAFPEAFRELVMQGAKMIIVPAYWKLDDAGEVGRRWNAESERVFVDAAVVSRAFENTAAVVFCNVGGREEEGYAGASQVAVPFLGCVGRVEGSGEGMSVVEVDMGVLDEAEGVYRVREDLGREDWHYGYKR; encoded by the exons ATGTTCCGGTGTTCCGCGGACCCCAGGCCCCAATACAACCTCGGAGCAGGCAACAA AACCCTCGCAAAAGAATGTAACATAAACATCGTCCCGGGCTCCATCGCAGAACTCCACACCGACCCGACCACGGGGGAAGAAAAACTCCTAAACGTAACCTACTTCATCGACAACACGGGGGAAATCCGCGGCCGCtacgaaaaaagaaacctCTGGATCCCGGAACGGCAGTTCGTGGATCGCGGAGCCACGGACTCGGGGCATGTAGCGTTTGATACGCCGCTTGGTAAGGTCGGGTTGCTGATTTGTTGGGATTTGGCGTTTCCGGAGGCGTTTAGGGAGTTGGTTATGCAGGGGGCTAAGATGATCATTGTACCTGCTTATTGGAAGTTGGATGATGCGGGGGAGGTGGGGAGGAGGTGGAATGCTGAGTCGGAGAGGGTGTTTGTGGATGCGGCGGTTGTGAGTCGGGCTTTTGAGAATACGGCTGCGGTTGTTTTTTGTAATGTTGGTGgaagggaggaggagggttaTGCGGGGGCGTCTCAGGTGGCGGTCCCGTTTTTGGGGTGTGTTGGGAGGGTTGAGGGGTCTGGGGAGGGGATGAGTgttgtggaggttgatatgggggttttggatgaggCGGAGGGGGTTTATAGGGTTAGGGAGGATTTGGGGAGGGAGGATTGGCATTATGGGTATAAGAGGTGA
- a CDS encoding uncharacterized protein (predicted phosphatase homologous to the C-terminal domain of histone macroH2A1), which produces MKSRLIRALQHLIQEAHGHVSQPPSCHSCSHHMNPDYISQMETWSQLETMRRLLCQRPPIPELPSQILDDIDTVITYRNNKTMLTSSTSIAPSLVLKPNNLKTVEKSSSKAINISLWKGDITSLTDVTAIVNAANSQLLGCFRPDHRCIDNIIHSAAGPRLRDACNSLMLKQCHPESVGSVKVTSGFNLPAQWVLHTVGPQVNSRKSPGTLQQQQLASCYSSCLDATESLPALPDGRKVVAFCCISTGLFAFPPDMAAKIALETVVQWCMNHPATSVTDIIFDTFLERDYELYQANISELKTTVASSGNQISFSPSPLSQPKALVTPTISKARSWLQEADYLIISAGAGLSAAIGLDYTSTSLFQKHFPGFLHLGLGRLYDVFGFNDWDSPNQKWGYCFLHLNMVRTWPASKLYGTLCKLAARFDDRYFVRTSNADGRFVANGFPAEKVSTPQGQYRFLQCFAKCRPDAVFPSDPFVDAALPFIDPETQVLTDETKIPACQYCGGELTLCVRGGDYFNSGPFRAQERKWKEYMDDVARNLDGRRAVILELGVGLNTPGVLRWPNEELVEDPSNPGFRLIRAGNGASGCAPWDFEERDLAIGIEGDLNLVVEALVG; this is translated from the coding sequence ATGAAGTCTCGATTGATAAGGGCGCTTCAGCATCTCATACAGGAGGCCCATGGTCATGTCTCTCAACCTCCGTCATGTCACTCATGCTCGCACCACATGAACCCCGATTATATTTCCCAGATGGAGACTTGGTCACAGCTAGAAACAATGAGGCGACTACTGTGCCAGCGGCCACCGATTCCCGAGCTACCTTCACAAATCCTCGACGATATCGACACAGTTATCACATACCGAAACAATAAAACAATGCTTacctcatccacatcaatcGCCCCGAGCCTTGTACTTAAGCCCAACAATCTTAAGACAGTAGAGAAATCAAGCTCTAAGGCGATCAATATATCGCTGTGGAAAGGCGACATCACATCCCTCACTGATGTCACAGCAATTGTCAACGCTGCAAATTCTCAACTTCTTGGTTGTTTCCGTCCGGACCATCGCTGTATTGACAATATCATCCACTCTGCTGCTGGCCCGCGTCTTCGCGATGCATGCAACTCATTAATGCTTAAGCAATGCCACCCAGAATCTGTCGGCTCTGTAAAGGTTACCTCGGGCTTCAATCTACCAGCACAATGGGTATTACACACGGTGGGCCCGCAGGTCAACTCAAGGAAGAGCCCTGGAACAttgcagcagcaacaactAGCTAGTTGTTACAGCTCTTGCCTTGATGCCACTGAGTCACTTCCTGCACTTCCGGACGGCCGTAAGGTCGTGGCCTTCTGCTGCATCTCAACAGGGCTGTTCGCCTTTCCGCCGGACATGGCTGCCAAGATTGCTCTGGAAACAGTGGTGCAATGGTGCATGAATCACCCGGCGACATCAGTGACCGATATAATCTTCGACACGTTTTTGGAGCGAGACTACGAGTTATATCAGGCGAATATTTCCGAGCTCAAAACCACCGTTGCCTCTTCAGGGAATCAAATATCTTTCTCACCAAGTCCACTAAGCCAACCCAAGGCTTTGGTCACCCCTACCATATCCAAAGCACGAAGCTGgctccaagaagcagacTACCTAATTATCTCAGCCGGCGCCGGCCTCTCAGCAGCCATCGGGCTCGACTATACCTCCACTTCTCTCTTCCAAAAGCACTTCCCCGGTTTTCTCCACCTCGGTCTAGGACGGTTATACGACGTATTCGGATTCAACGACTGGGACAGTCCCAACCAGAAATGGGGCTactgcttcctccacctaAACATGGTCCGAACCTGGCCAGCATCGAAACTCTACGGAACCCTATGTAAACTCGCGGCCCGCTTCGATGACAGATACTTCGTGCGTACATCTAACGCAGACGGAAGATTCGTGGCAAATGGATTCCCTGCAGAAAAGGTATCCACACCACAAGGCCAATACCGATTCCTACAATGCTTCGCCAAATGTCGACCTGATGCCGTATTTCCTTCCGACCCCTTTGTGGACGCCGCATTACCCTTCATCGATCCAGAGACCCAGGTTCTCACGGATGAAACGAAGATCCCGGCTTGTCAATACTGTGGCGGTGAACTGACGCTCTGTGTGCGTGGTGGGGATTATTTCAATTCTGGGCCGTTCCGTGCACAGGAACGTAAGTGGAAGGAATACATGGATGATGTTGCCAGGAATCTGGATGGCAGGAGGGCTGTTATTCTTGAGCTGGGTGTAGGGCTCAATACGCCGGGTGTGTTGAGGTGGCCGAATgaggagttggtggaggacCCTTCGAATCCTGGTTTTCGGCTTATCAGGGCGGGAAATGGGGCTTCTGGGTGTGCGCCTTGGGATTTTGAAGAGCGGGATTTGGCTATTGGGATTGAGGGGGACTTAAacttggtggtggaggcgttGGTGGGCTGA
- a CDS encoding uncharacterized protein (predicted protein), with protein sequence MSWTEPITENNSSLPGGNELGAVAGTTHGGFGGFDVSSWEVWLNGDGEVNWDIVHMFGYKAINEMSQIDRDLTKSFYNMSDTKLWSYYDGCSEGGPRFKFPDLDGAVIGAPGMHFSFQQIQHLWSQFVEYQLNYYPPYCELEKIVNLTTEACDPLDGRVDGVVSRTDLCKLHFNLNSTIGESYSCSETAEIPNFMPYIPAQNGTVTKEGVAVAKEILNGAQDNLGRRIYMSYQPTAQFQDAVVKQSAQWVGVGLNLLTNVSALSSFEGVTRDTFRDWIATGFQRYYDSLETAWPDLSVWQKAGGKVLHYHGESDPQVPTAGSVRYFESARSIMYPHLSYNQSVAELNNWYRLFLVPGGAHCGANTLQPNAPWPETTLATLIDWVENGIEPKTLNGTIQSTGEQQQICGWPLRPYFKNNATNPECVYDQKSLDTWKYNLNAFKMPIF encoded by the exons ATGTCTTGGACAGAACCAAT TACGGAGAACAATTCCTCTCTGCCGGGTGGTAATGAACTGGGTGCGGTCGCCGGTACCACCCatggtgggtttggtggttttgATGTCAGCTCCTGGGAGGTGTGGCTTAACGGTGACGGTGAGGTCAATTGGGATATAGTTCACATGTTTGGTTATAAAGCCATTAATGAGATGAGTCAGATTGACAGGGATCTGACAAAGTCTTTCTATAACATGTCGGATACCAAGCTATGGTCCTACTATGACGGATGCTCTGAAGGGGGCC CCAGGTTCAAATTCCCTGATCTCGACGGTGCTGTCATTGGAGCGCCTGGAATGCACTTCTCCTTCCAGCAGATTCAGCACCTTTGGTCGCAATTTGTTGAGTATCAACTGAACTACTACCCACCATACTGCgagcttgagaagattgTCAATCTTACTACGGAGGCCTGTGATCCTCTTGATGGTCGTGTTGATGGTGTCGTGTCCCGCACTGATCTTTGTAAGCTTCACTTCAACTTGAACTCGACCATTGGTGAGTCCTACAGTTGTTCTGAAACTGCTGAAATCCCCAACTTCATGCCTTACATTCCGGCTCAAAACGGAACGGTAACCAAGGAGGGTGTGGCTGTCGCCAAGGAGATCCTCAATGGTGCACAAGACAACTTGGGCCGCCGTATTTACATGTCTTATCAACCTACTGCTCAATTCCAAGACGCA GTCGTTAAGCAATCCGCCCAATGGGTCGGGGTCGGACTAAACCTTCTGACCAATGTCTCCGCCCTCTCCAGCTTCGAGGGTGTCACCCGTGACACATTCCGTGATTGGATCGCAACTGGTTTCCAGAGGTACTATGATTCTCTCGAGACCGCATGGCCAGATCTTTCCGTCTGGCAGAAGGCTGGAGGCAAGGTCCTTCACTATCACGGTGAGTCGGACCCTCAGGTTCCGACTGCTGGTTCTGTCCGCTACTTCGAGTCCGCCAGAAGTATTATGTACCCTCATCTCTCCTACAACCAGAGTGTAGCTGAGCTGAATAATTGGTACCGTCTGTTCCTTGTTCCCGGAGGCGCCCACTGTGGTGCTAATACTCTCCAACCCAATGCTCCCTGGCCGGAGACCACTTTGGCGACTCTTATTGATTGGGTGGAGAATGGTATCGAACCCAAGACTTTGAATGGTACTATCCAGTCCACGGGAGAGCAACAGCAAATCTGTGGCTGGCCCCTTCGTCCCTACTTCAAAAACAATGCCACCAATCCCGAGTGTGTTTATGATCAGAAATCCCTCGATACGTGGAAGTACAATCTGAATGCTTTCAAGATGCCAATTTTTTGA